Below is a window of Ruegeria sp. THAF33 DNA.
TCGCCGAAAGCCGCGTGGTGGATCAGTCCGCCCTGCAAGCCATCGAAAACATCGCCGCAAAATACGAGGCGGCAGGCAAACGGGTCATGCTGCGTCACCTGAGCCGCGACTGTCACAAACTGCTGAAAAAAGCGGGACACCTCATGGTCGACAGTGATGATGATCCGGATTACGAACTGGCGGTGGACTACTCTGTCCGCACCGGCATTCTGGGCGGGCACTGACTTTGAAAGGCGGCTGAACAAGCCGCCTTTTTCAAAGGGCCAGACGCTCCAGGTTTTCGATATCTCCCCTCAACAGGCCGCTTTCGGCTTCGATGATCAATTCGGCTGGCCAATCCCACCACTTCAAAGCAAGCAACCGCTCGATCTTGTCGGCGTCAAAACGATACCGCCTTACCTCGGCAGGATTGCCGGTGACAACAGAATAAGGCGGGATCGTCCCGCGAACAACTGAACCCGCACCAATTATCGCTCCGTCACCGATACTGGCTCCAGGCATGATCAGCGCGCCATAGCCGATCCAGACATCGTTGCCGACTAGGGTGTCCCGGACGTCTGGCTGATATTCCAGCATCCGTTCCGGATCGAAAACCGGAAAGGGAAAACAGGTTATCCCATCCGTTGCGTGATTTGCCGAAGCTGTCACAAAGCGGACGCCATGGGCAATTTGGCAAAACTTTCCCAAAACCAGCTTTTCGCGCGAGAACTCGAAAAGGTAAGGCGCCAAACGATTGGCCCAATCCTCGGGCGCGTCAAAATCTGACGCATAGGTGTAATCGCCCACCTGAATTCTGGGGTGGTTGATCACCTGTGACAGAAAGGCTGTTCCTCTGTGTTCCGTACCATCTGGCAGAGTGACAGGATATCGGCGCGCAGCGTCAGGAAGTGGCATCAGTCATCCGGTCTCGAAAGGCTGAACAACTCGGAAACGACGGAGTAATCGCGATACCCGAGCCGCGCCAAAGGTTGGAACGAGGTCACGTCAAACTTGCCGTCCCGAATGTGATCGTCGTGCAGGTGCACACCCGTCACCTCGCCAAACACCACCCGATTGGCTTCACCGGGCAGCGAGACGATCTGGGTCAGCTTGCATTCCAACGCAGCTGGGACCCCTTCGATCCGTGCGCAGGGTATGGTTTCGCATTCTATGGGTGAAAGCCCGGCATGCGAAAACTCATCAACTTCTTTCGGCAACCCGGCCGAACTTGCATTCATTGCGTCCCGATGCGCATGGGCCACGACATTTACGCAAAACACGCCCGTGGCCTCGATATTGGCGATGCTGTCCTTGCCGGCGTTCTGATCCTGTTTGGTGCCGGTTGAGGCAAACATGACCTGCGGTGGCGTATAGGCGACGCCGTTGAAGAAGGAATAAGGCGCCAGATTGTTGATCCCATCCGCGTCCCTAGTCGAAATCCAGCCAATCGGGCGCGGCGTGATGATGGCGTTGAACGGATTGTGCGGCAATCCGTGGCCGTCTTCGGGGCGATAGAACATCTGATCTCCAAGCGTTTGCCCAAGGCGTAGCGAAGTGCTAGGGCGATTGCCAGCAAGTAAATGAGGGCAGGGTGCAGCAATTCGGGATCAGGCCGGAAGAGCCGGACGACTGGTGGGAGGTCGAAGCCCTGTATGACCTGTGTTTTGCGCCGGGTCGCGAGGCTTTGTCGTCCTACCGCTTGCGTGATGATGTACCGCCGGTTGCGGGCCTGTCTTTGGTCGCGCGCGACGGTCAGGGGATTCTGGCCGGTGCGATCCGGTTCTGGCCGGTTCATGTCGGTGATCACGATGCTCTGCTGTTGGGGCCGGTTGCCGTGCACCCCACCCATCAGGGTGAAGGCCTTGGCGGATATCTGATACATGCAGGAGTCGAAGCGGGGCACACCCGCGGTTGGCAAAGGGTCATGCTGGTCGGGGATGAACCCTATTACAGCCGGTTCGGTTTCACGCGATTGCACGCGGTCGAGATGCCTCCGCCCACCAACCCTGACCGGGTTTTGGGGCTGGAACTGGTGCCCGGTGCCTGGTCCGGGGTTCAGGGCGCGGTGACACGTTGGAGCCGCTGACCTATTGAAACCATGCTGCGCAACGCCGATGTTGAAAGGCAGGAGGGCGTGAATGCAGAACGTTGTTCTTGTTGAAAACGTGGATACCGAGGCCGAACTGGATCGTTTGGCGGATCACTACCGATCCGCCGGAGGGGCTGGCGTGAAACTTCTCAACAAACTTGGAGGATCAGCCGAGTCATTGCTGGAGCAATTGCCAGAACCCGTTCGGAATGGCCTGACAGGCGCAACCGAGCAGGCGTTATGGCTGGCGATGCACGCGGCCGAGGGCTCGCGGCGCGCGGTTCCTGATCAGCAGCCCTGGGTCAATACCGCGGTGACGACTGCCATGGGTGCGGCCGGGGGGCTGGGCGGTGTTTCGACAGCCCTGATGGAGCTGCCCGCGACAACCGCGATGCTGCTACGTGCCATTCAGGGGGCAGCGGCGCGCGAGGGGTTTGATCCCTCTGCCGAAAACGTAAAGTTCGATTGCGTCCGCGTCTTGTCGGCAGCGGGACCATTGTCGCATGACGATGGGGCGGACCTGGGTTTTTTCTCGGTCCGGCTGACCCTGACAGGACCGGCCATGCAACGCCTGATTGCCGCCGTTGCGCCGCGTTTTTCGATAGTACTGGGGCAAAAGCTTGCAGCCCAGTCCGTTCCTGTGCTGGGGGCATTGGCCGGCGGTGGCACGAACTATGTCTACACGCGCTATTATCAGCAAATAGCGCGCGTGCATTTCGGTTTGCGCCGGCTGGCAGTTGACGCTGACATCCCCCATGAGGATCTGGCACGGCGGCTTTCTGCCCGAATGTAGGCGATACCTTGGGCGACGCGAGTGACTTGGCGTGTGATACATGATGTGGTATGATTGTAGGTGTCGGCCGCTAGATTAGGTGAGCGTACCAATTTGGATGGCTGACGTTCGACCGAAAGGGAGCGTCGCTCGATGAAAGCACGATTGTTGCTTCATGACCTTCCAAAAGCTGCAAGGCAGCCAGTTTTGCGGCAATCCTCGGCTTTATGTTTCCGGATCAAGCGCGGCCGACCCAAGGTTTTGTTGGTCACGACACGCAAGTCGCGGCGATGGATCATTCCCAAAGGATGGCTCATCCCCGGTCTGAGCCCGCAGGAAACCGCATTGCAAGAGGCTTGGGAAGAGGCGGGTGTATCTGGCCGGATCAACGGGGCGCGACTGGGGCAGTTCCTGCACCACAAACATCATTCTAACCGGCCCCCATCCTTGTGTCTGGTGGATGTTTTTCCAGTGCATGTAAGCACTGTGTCGCAGGAATACCCGGAAAAGACCGAGCGTCGGCGCAAATGGTTTTCGCCGAAAAAAGCAGCGCTAAAGGTCGATTCTCATGAGCTTGCTGAATTGTTGCGCGACTTTAAGCCGTACTCACATTAAAGTAGCATCTGATAGGCTTGATATTGTCACCTTGATCGGTATCTATTCGCCAATCGTTTTTTTGGACTGAACATGATTCAATACGCGTTGAAATGCAGCGAAGGCCACAGTTTCGACAGTTGGTTCCAATCCGCAGAAGCCTATGACAAGCTGGCCTCTGTGGGTATGGTCACCTGCGCGGTTTGCGGGTGCACGCAGGTCGAGAAAGCGGTCATGACGCCACGCGTCCGCCCGGCGCGGAATGCCCGGAAGGAAAGTGAAATCCGTTCCGCCCCGGAACAAAAGATCGACGTTGCCACCCCATCGCCCGAAGTCGAGAAGGTTTTGGCCGAGATGCGCCGCCATGTCGAAGAAAACTCGGATTATGTCGGGAAAGATTTCGCCAGCGAGGCGCGCAAGATTCATTTGGGCGAGGCGCCGGAGCGTGCCATTTACGGAGAAGCCAAGCTGGATGAGGCGAAATCCCTGATCGAAGATGGCGTGCCGGTGGCTCCGCTGCCGTTTGTCCCCAGCAGAAAGACCAATTGATCATGCACATCATGATCACCGGCGCCAATCGCGGCATCGGGCAAGCCCTGGCAAAGCGTTACGTGAACCGGGGGGACAAAGTCACTGGGACGGCGCGTGACGGCAGCATGCAGGTGCGTCTGGATGTGGCCGATCCCGTGCAGCAATCAGCCATGGCAGAACAGATGAAAGACCAGCCTGTCGACCTGCTGGTCTGCAATGCCGGCGTGTATCTGGACAAGGGGCATTCGATCGATGGCTATCCGGCCGACATGTGGGCGCACAGCTTTGCGGTAAATGTCACGGGGGTCTTTCTGACGATACAGACCCTTTTGCCCAACCTGCGCGCCGCGGGCGGTAAAGTTGCGATCCTTTCGTCGAAAATGGCGTCGCACACACTTGCGCCGGGTGGCAGTTATATCTACCGCGCATCCAAGGCGGCGGCTCTGAACCTTGGGCGGAATCTGGCGATGGATCTCAAAGATGACGGGATTGCCGTCGGCATCTATCATCCGGGCTGGGTTCAGACGGATATGGGCGGTGCAGCGGCGGATATCGATGTGGATCAGGCCGTGTCCGGCCTGATTGAACGATTTGATGCCTTGTCGCTAAGCACAACGGGCTGTTTTGAAACCTATGACGGGCAACCGCACGCCTACTGAGAGGTCAATGCGGCTTTGGGGATTTCAAAGACCTCACCAGGTTCAATGTAGACCACCATCATATCGCCTCGCGTTTCATGTGAGATTTTCGAGGTCGAATTGCTGGATTCCGGCACACCATCCTTGAAATAGATATTGCGCACATGGCCGCCTCCCAGGGCCACCGCGACCGTTATGTTTCCGTCATCATGGCGGCGCAGTTCGGCGTGGCAGCTTTGTACGGGATCACCGGCATTTGCAGCGCAGGGAA
It encodes the following:
- a CDS encoding CatB-related O-acetyltransferase codes for the protein MPLPDAARRYPVTLPDGTEHRGTAFLSQVINHPRIQVGDYTYASDFDAPEDWANRLAPYLFEFSREKLVLGKFCQIAHGVRFVTASANHATDGITCFPFPVFDPERMLEYQPDVRDTLVGNDVWIGYGALIMPGASIGDGAIIGAGSVVRGTIPPYSVVTGNPAEVRRYRFDADKIERLLALKWWDWPAELIIEAESGLLRGDIENLERLAL
- a CDS encoding DUF1178 family protein, giving the protein MIQYALKCSEGHSFDSWFQSAEAYDKLASVGMVTCAVCGCTQVEKAVMTPRVRPARNARKESEIRSAPEQKIDVATPSPEVEKVLAEMRRHVEENSDYVGKDFASEARKIHLGEAPERAIYGEAKLDEAKSLIEDGVPVAPLPFVPSRKTN
- a CDS encoding SDR family NAD(P)-dependent oxidoreductase — its product is MHIMITGANRGIGQALAKRYVNRGDKVTGTARDGSMQVRLDVADPVQQSAMAEQMKDQPVDLLVCNAGVYLDKGHSIDGYPADMWAHSFAVNVTGVFLTIQTLLPNLRAAGGKVAILSSKMASHTLAPGGSYIYRASKAAALNLGRNLAMDLKDDGIAVGIYHPGWVQTDMGGAAADIDVDQAVSGLIERFDALSLSTTGCFETYDGQPHAY
- a CDS encoding flavin reductase family protein, whose translation is MFYRPEDGHGLPHNPFNAIITPRPIGWISTRDADGINNLAPYSFFNGVAYTPPQVMFASTGTKQDQNAGKDSIANIEATGVFCVNVVAHAHRDAMNASSAGLPKEVDEFSHAGLSPIECETIPCARIEGVPAALECKLTQIVSLPGEANRVVFGEVTGVHLHDDHIRDGKFDVTSFQPLARLGYRDYSVVSELFSLSRPDD
- a CDS encoding EcsC family protein, yielding MQNVVLVENVDTEAELDRLADHYRSAGGAGVKLLNKLGGSAESLLEQLPEPVRNGLTGATEQALWLAMHAAEGSRRAVPDQQPWVNTAVTTAMGAAGGLGGVSTALMELPATTAMLLRAIQGAAAREGFDPSAENVKFDCVRVLSAAGPLSHDDGADLGFFSVRLTLTGPAMQRLIAAVAPRFSIVLGQKLAAQSVPVLGALAGGGTNYVYTRYYQQIARVHFGLRRLAVDADIPHEDLARRLSARM
- a CDS encoding NUDIX hydrolase, whose protein sequence is MKARLLLHDLPKAARQPVLRQSSALCFRIKRGRPKVLLVTTRKSRRWIIPKGWLIPGLSPQETALQEAWEEAGVSGRINGARLGQFLHHKHHSNRPPSLCLVDVFPVHVSTVSQEYPEKTERRRKWFSPKKAALKVDSHELAELLRDFKPYSH
- a CDS encoding GNAT family N-acetyltransferase; the encoded protein is MQQFGIRPEEPDDWWEVEALYDLCFAPGREALSSYRLRDDVPPVAGLSLVARDGQGILAGAIRFWPVHVGDHDALLLGPVAVHPTHQGEGLGGYLIHAGVEAGHTRGWQRVMLVGDEPYYSRFGFTRLHAVEMPPPTNPDRVLGLELVPGAWSGVQGAVTRWSR